The proteins below come from a single Roseiflexus sp. RS-1 genomic window:
- a CDS encoding DUF5691 domain-containing protein, protein MTTLKSLAQSAMLGSTDESLLASAIRVGIAELGGYVPVAFTGERAICGTESRPRMPERAGRLFKRMLEEEMDELLPEFLQGAAERGYIVPPETLPALLSPGRNAWHSLILPVIGERGSWLAAHNPAWDYARKREPLEAWENGTRAERVFALERIRTTDPARGREWVQTCWETDSPEDRAAFLATFAIGLSMDDEPFLEACLDDKRKEVRQAARRLLLRLETSRFVKRMWTRVKLIVRVRSSFLNKGTLEVTLPEELDSAAKRDGVGELALPKKMGEKASRLAQLIALTPPVLWSREFNRSPDRWIAMALTCEWKEPLLLGWQMAAIGTADADWAESLILLWMTQEEAQSFLDMNALSALVPLLRAEKIEGWVTSIEPGVSDTRSTRAIALLEMYHRPWTANLSRWVVKSVQQQSTVFHQRLLQALPGFARWMPPELSDEFSQGWEDEPGSGWNKKIGSFLQILKFRNEIKSSLEEQSS, encoded by the coding sequence ATGACTACCCTCAAGTCCCTTGCTCAATCTGCCATGCTGGGTTCGACCGACGAGTCGCTGCTCGCTTCGGCGATCCGTGTGGGGATCGCTGAATTGGGAGGATATGTCCCGGTAGCTTTTACAGGAGAAAGGGCAATCTGTGGCACAGAAAGCCGGCCGCGAATGCCGGAGAGAGCGGGGAGATTGTTCAAACGCATGCTGGAAGAAGAAATGGATGAACTGCTACCGGAGTTTTTGCAAGGGGCCGCCGAACGCGGCTATATCGTTCCCCCCGAAACCTTGCCTGCGCTCCTGAGTCCTGGCAGAAACGCATGGCATTCCCTGATCCTCCCCGTCATCGGTGAACGCGGGAGCTGGCTGGCCGCGCACAATCCAGCCTGGGACTATGCTCGCAAACGTGAGCCACTAGAAGCCTGGGAAAACGGAACTCGCGCCGAGCGGGTCTTCGCCCTGGAACGCATACGTACCACTGACCCGGCCAGAGGGCGCGAATGGGTACAGACCTGTTGGGAAACAGATTCACCCGAAGACCGTGCCGCGTTCCTGGCTACCTTTGCGATCGGATTGAGCATGGACGATGAACCCTTTCTCGAAGCCTGCCTTGATGACAAACGCAAAGAAGTGCGCCAGGCGGCGCGCAGATTGCTCCTGCGGCTGGAAACATCACGCTTCGTGAAACGGATGTGGACGCGGGTCAAGCTGATCGTTCGCGTCCGCTCCTCTTTTCTAAACAAGGGAACGTTGGAAGTGACTTTGCCCGAAGAACTGGATTCCGCTGCAAAACGGGACGGTGTGGGTGAGCTTGCGTTGCCCAAAAAGATGGGTGAAAAAGCCAGCAGACTGGCGCAACTGATCGCACTGACCCCGCCAGTGTTATGGAGCCGTGAATTTAACCGTTCACCTGACCGATGGATCGCCATGGCGCTCACCTGCGAATGGAAAGAGCCGCTCCTTCTCGGCTGGCAAATGGCTGCCATCGGAACAGCAGATGCAGACTGGGCCGAGTCGCTGATCCTGCTATGGATGACACAGGAGGAGGCACAATCTTTCCTGGATATGAACGCGCTTTCGGCACTGGTTCCTCTCCTGCGCGCCGAAAAAATTGAGGGGTGGGTCACCTCTATCGAACCCGGTGTCAGCGATACCCGCAGCACAAGAGCAATCGCGTTGTTAGAAATGTACCATCGGCCATGGACAGCAAACCTCTCGCGCTGGGTCGTGAAGAGCGTACAGCAGCAATCCACCGTTTTCCATCAGCGCTTACTCCAGGCGCTACCCGGCTTTGCCCGCTGGATGCCTCCTGAACTGTCCGATGAATTTTCGCAGGGTTGGGAAGATGAACCTGGAAGCGGCTGGAACAAGAAAATCGGGTCCTTTTTGCAAATCCTGAAGTTCCGTAACGAGATCAAATCCAGCCTGGAGGAACAATCATCATGA
- a CDS encoding ATP-binding protein — MNLIVREHAEQQFAEELAELAKVDTRPRPPNWKLSPWAVTTYILGGKLENGFTITPKYIGSRRIIEVAVATLATDRALLLLGVPGTAKSWVSEHLAAAISGDSTLLIQGTAGTTEETIRYGWNYARLLAEGPSEKALVPSPIMIAMQRGKLARVEELTRIPSEVQDTLISVLSEKTLPIPELGSEVQAVKGFNLIATANNRDKGVNDLSSALRRRFNTVVMPLPATLEEEVEIVRYRTEALGRALELPAEPPALEEIRRIVTIFRELRAGMTADGKSRLKSPSGTLSTAEAISVVINGLALAAHFSDGKLRAGDVAAGLVGAVIKDPLQDRIVWQEYLETVAKERKDWKDLYRACKEME, encoded by the coding sequence ATGAACCTGATTGTACGCGAACATGCCGAACAACAATTTGCCGAAGAACTGGCAGAACTGGCAAAGGTCGATACGCGCCCGCGTCCTCCAAACTGGAAACTCTCCCCGTGGGCAGTAACCACCTACATCCTGGGAGGTAAACTGGAAAATGGTTTTACCATTACGCCGAAGTATATCGGTAGCCGTCGAATCATCGAGGTGGCCGTAGCCACGCTGGCCACCGACCGGGCGCTGTTGCTGTTGGGCGTACCGGGCACAGCCAAGAGCTGGGTCTCCGAGCACCTGGCAGCCGCCATTTCCGGTGATTCAACCCTGCTCATTCAAGGAACAGCCGGCACAACAGAGGAAACTATCCGTTATGGCTGGAACTATGCTCGCCTGCTCGCAGAAGGTCCGAGCGAGAAAGCGCTTGTTCCCAGCCCGATTATGATCGCCATGCAAAGGGGCAAACTGGCGCGTGTCGAGGAACTGACGCGCATTCCCTCGGAGGTGCAAGACACGCTGATTTCGGTTCTTTCAGAGAAAACCCTCCCCATTCCGGAACTGGGGAGCGAAGTGCAGGCAGTTAAGGGCTTCAACTTGATTGCCACCGCCAACAACCGTGATAAAGGGGTGAACGATCTTTCCTCTGCTCTGCGACGGCGCTTCAACACCGTGGTCATGCCGCTGCCAGCCACGCTGGAAGAGGAAGTGGAAATCGTTCGCTACCGTACAGAGGCGCTTGGACGTGCTCTTGAACTGCCGGCTGAGCCACCCGCGCTGGAGGAAATTCGCCGCATCGTGACCATTTTCCGCGAACTGCGCGCCGGAATGACCGCAGACGGGAAGAGCAGGCTCAAATCGCCAAGTGGCACGCTCTCCACAGCCGAGGCCATCTCCGTCGTCATCAATGGCCTGGCCCTCGCGGCCCATTTTAGCGATGGGAAACTTCGCGCCGGAGACGTGGCCGCCGGGCTGGTCGGCGCTGTTATCAAAGACCCGCTCCAGGACCGAATCGTCTGGCAGGAATATTTGGAGACGGTGGCAAAAGAAAGAAAAGACTGGAAGGACCTGTATCGAGCCTGCAAAGAGATGGAATAG
- a CDS encoding VWA domain-containing protein, which yields MRSDNPSSFDPAQERLRRWRLILGGEADGTGFSLSNETDLGMDQALAALYSRAEQKGRGGLSASAPHVARWLGDIRTYFPAPVVHIMQKDALERLNLRQMLLQPEMLEAVTPDIHLVSTILSLSKVIPEQTRHTARQLVRALVEQLEKKLEGPLRQAISGALHRAAHHRRPRYADMDWNRTIRANLKHYQPNYKTIIPERRIGYERRKSASRLRDIILCVDQSGSMASSVVYASIYAAVMASLPAIKTSLVLFDTAVIDLTPELHDPVDVLFGAQLGGGTDIGQALTYCQSLIHVPNDTILILISDLYEGGHPDRLLRHAASLVNAGVQVITLLALSDEGRPSFHHQIAARLVALGIPCFACTPDQFPGLMAAAIKREDLHEWAAGEGIVAVRAGGTPFSS from the coding sequence ATGAGGAGCGATAACCCGTCTTCTTTTGATCCCGCTCAGGAAAGGTTGCGCCGCTGGCGTCTCATCCTGGGCGGCGAGGCGGATGGCACCGGCTTTTCTCTGAGCAACGAAACCGACCTGGGTATGGATCAAGCGCTGGCCGCGCTCTATTCCCGCGCCGAACAGAAGGGGCGAGGCGGATTAAGCGCTTCCGCTCCCCACGTGGCGCGCTGGTTGGGAGATATTCGCACGTATTTTCCCGCCCCGGTTGTCCATATCATGCAAAAAGACGCCCTGGAACGGCTCAACCTGCGTCAAATGCTACTCCAACCCGAAATGCTGGAAGCCGTCACCCCCGATATTCATCTCGTTTCAACCATCCTTTCACTCAGCAAAGTTATCCCCGAACAGACCAGACACACCGCCCGTCAGTTGGTGCGCGCCCTGGTCGAACAACTGGAGAAAAAACTGGAAGGACCCCTGCGCCAGGCTATTAGCGGCGCTCTCCACCGCGCTGCTCATCATCGCCGTCCGCGCTACGCCGACATGGACTGGAATCGCACCATCCGCGCCAACTTGAAGCACTACCAACCGAATTACAAGACCATCATCCCCGAAAGACGCATTGGCTATGAGCGCCGAAAGTCGGCCTCCAGATTGCGCGACATCATTCTGTGCGTGGATCAGAGCGGCTCCATGGCTTCCTCAGTGGTTTATGCCTCGATCTATGCGGCAGTCATGGCCTCGCTCCCGGCTATTAAGACCTCATTGGTATTGTTCGACACAGCAGTCATAGATCTGACTCCTGAATTGCACGACCCGGTGGACGTATTGTTTGGCGCCCAGCTGGGGGGTGGAACAGATATCGGGCAAGCCTTGACCTATTGTCAGAGCCTTATCCACGTCCCGAACGACACCATTTTGATCCTCATCAGTGACCTGTACGAAGGCGGTCATCCTGATCGTCTCCTGCGCCATGCAGCTTCACTGGTCAATGCTGGCGTCCAGGTCATCACCCTGCTGGCTCTCAGCGACGAGGGCCGCCCTTCTTTCCATCACCAGATTGCCGCCAGACTGGTTGCACTCGGCATCCCTTGTTTTGCCTGCACTCCTGATCAGTTTCCCGGTCTGATGGCTGCAGCCATCAAACGGGAAGACCTGCACGAATGGGCGGCAGGTGAAGGAATAGTCGCCGTTCGCGCCGGAGGCACCCCGTTTTCGAGCTAG
- a CDS encoding DUF5682 family protein, with the protein MVTLLGIRHHGPGSARSVRAALEKLRPDCVLVEGPPEADALLPLFADPEAIPPLALLIYLPDNPQYAIFYPFAEFSPEWQAIRYALANKITVRFMDLEQRHLLVAHRPDPEQSPTPVFPSSDPFQILAQAAGYSDSERWWERFIEQRRTTEGIFSGILELMSALRAEAESLGQNEPQNLVREAAMRNIIRAAQVEGYENIAVVCGAWHAPALTHLDTDQADETLLADFLRSIVPDRRAGSSTGQPAVSLIPWTYDRLARRSGYGAGIDSPGWYEHLWQSESNIVEGWMVKVAQQMRAEGLEVSPAHAIEGTRLAETLAALRDLPLPGLPEVEEAIRAVFCFGDDVPLRLMYEKLIVGQRMGKVPLAAPTVPLQRDLFAAQRRTRLEPSATPQTLDLDLRKPLLLERSRLLHRLTLLGIPWGRLQSASGGKGTFHEIWHIEWKPEFAVNIIEASMWGNTLLEAATNKVQDEAGRATELPAITRLVEVALLADLPEVIPPLLERTQSLAASSTDLSHLMDALPPLINISRYGNVRQTDTALVRHIVDELITRVCIGLPAACSALNEDAAQKMFARIRAINRGIDLIEGMGNGDHTQAWLRTLTTLATLSAGHGLIRGLASRLLYDAHADDETIIRMSLALSPGAPAADAAAWLQGFLHSGGQALIHDPALWQLLDEWVLSLSEASFITILPILRRTFSAFSDPERRQIGELARNAGSRLFSTSEMKLDPVRGEKALALVNVILGATNDEER; encoded by the coding sequence ATGGTCACCCTTCTCGGCATTCGTCACCACGGGCCTGGCTCTGCCAGAAGCGTGCGCGCAGCGCTGGAGAAACTGCGTCCCGATTGTGTCCTGGTCGAAGGACCTCCCGAAGCTGACGCCTTGCTGCCCCTTTTCGCCGACCCGGAGGCGATTCCGCCGCTTGCTCTGTTGATTTACCTGCCAGACAACCCACAATATGCCATTTTCTACCCTTTCGCCGAATTTTCTCCCGAATGGCAAGCCATTCGCTACGCCCTGGCAAACAAGATCACGGTGAGGTTCATGGACCTGGAACAAAGGCATCTCCTTGTTGCTCACCGTCCTGATCCAGAACAATCCCCGACGCCTGTTTTCCCGTCTTCAGATCCTTTTCAAATCCTGGCTCAGGCCGCTGGCTATTCAGACAGCGAACGCTGGTGGGAACGTTTCATCGAACAGCGACGCACCACGGAAGGCATTTTTAGCGGCATTCTCGAATTGATGAGCGCCCTGCGCGCCGAAGCGGAAAGTTTGGGACAGAACGAACCCCAGAACCTTGTCCGCGAAGCGGCGATGCGAAACATCATCCGTGCTGCCCAGGTCGAAGGCTACGAGAACATTGCAGTGGTTTGTGGGGCCTGGCACGCTCCGGCTCTTACCCATCTCGATACGGACCAGGCAGATGAGACGCTCCTGGCTGATTTTCTTCGTTCCATTGTTCCCGATCGCCGGGCCGGTTCATCCACCGGTCAGCCGGCGGTAAGCCTCATTCCCTGGACATATGACCGCCTTGCCCGCCGCTCCGGGTATGGCGCAGGGATAGATTCCCCCGGCTGGTACGAGCATCTCTGGCAGAGTGAAAGCAACATCGTCGAAGGCTGGATGGTCAAAGTGGCGCAACAGATGCGCGCGGAAGGGCTGGAGGTCTCGCCTGCCCATGCCATCGAAGGGACACGCCTGGCCGAAACGCTGGCTGCGTTGCGCGATCTTCCTCTCCCCGGCTTGCCCGAAGTGGAAGAAGCCATCCGGGCCGTGTTTTGTTTTGGCGACGATGTTCCCTTGCGCCTCATGTATGAGAAGTTAATCGTGGGTCAGCGAATGGGCAAAGTGCCACTGGCTGCACCCACTGTTCCCCTCCAGCGCGACCTCTTCGCCGCCCAGAGACGCACCCGTCTCGAACCCTCCGCCACACCTCAAACTCTTGACCTCGATCTGCGCAAACCGCTTCTGCTCGAACGTTCCCGCCTCTTGCACCGGCTCACCCTGTTGGGCATTCCCTGGGGCAGATTACAATCGGCGTCTGGGGGCAAAGGCACCTTCCACGAGATCTGGCACATTGAATGGAAGCCTGAATTTGCCGTCAACATCATCGAAGCCAGTATGTGGGGGAATACCCTCCTTGAAGCCGCGACCAACAAAGTCCAGGACGAAGCTGGCCGTGCCACCGAGTTGCCAGCGATCACTCGCCTGGTCGAGGTCGCTCTGCTGGCTGACCTGCCCGAAGTGATCCCACCCCTCCTGGAGCGCACCCAATCCCTCGCTGCTTCCAGCACCGACCTCTCACATCTGATGGATGCTCTCCCGCCACTCATCAACATCAGTCGCTATGGCAACGTTCGCCAAACCGACACCGCTCTGGTTCGTCACATTGTGGATGAACTGATCACTCGCGTTTGCATTGGCCTGCCCGCTGCCTGTTCTGCCCTCAATGAGGATGCCGCCCAGAAGATGTTCGCGCGCATTAGAGCGATCAATCGGGGTATTGATCTGATAGAGGGGATGGGGAACGGCGATCACACACAAGCCTGGCTGCGCACCCTGACGACCCTGGCCACACTGTCGGCCGGGCACGGGCTTATTCGTGGACTTGCCTCCCGCCTCCTCTACGATGCCCATGCTGACGATGAGACGATCATCCGCATGAGCCTGGCACTCTCCCCTGGCGCACCCGCTGCCGACGCTGCCGCCTGGCTGCAGGGATTCCTCCATAGCGGCGGTCAGGCTCTGATTCACGATCCTGCCCTGTGGCAATTGCTGGATGAGTGGGTATTATCTCTGTCCGAGGCTTCCTTCATCACCATTCTGCCGATCCTGCGCCGTACCTTCAGCGCCTTTTCTGATCCGGAACGTCGCCAGATAGGTGAGCTCGCCAGAAACGCAGGAAGCCGCCTCTTTTCGACCAGCGAGATGAAACTCGACCCCGTCCGTGGAGAGAAAGCTCTGGCACTGGTCAATGTGATTCTGGGAGCAACGAACGATGAGGAGCGATAA
- the fdhD gene encoding formate dehydrogenase accessory sulfurtransferase FdhD, with protein sequence MLTQPNVQRRTIVKVRDKRWRREKDALVVEEPLEIRLTVSVADGRQTIPLTTIMRTPGEDFELAAGFLFGEGIVRERREIATIRYCNDATISDEARFNTITVDLHPDAHPDLTGAQRMFYVSSSCGVCGKASLETLLARGCAPLSDDTLRVGLPALTGIDAALRQAQALFHKTGGLHAAALFDADGALLALREDIGRHNAVDKLIGAHLLEGRLSALTQAILLVSGRAGFEIMQKALTARIPVVAAVGAPSTLAVTLAQRFNMTLIGFLRGASLNVYAGEQRIEWVGE encoded by the coding sequence TTGTTGACGCAGCCAAACGTGCAACGGCGCACCATCGTCAAAGTGCGCGACAAACGGTGGCGCCGTGAGAAGGACGCGCTGGTCGTTGAGGAACCGCTGGAGATCCGCCTGACGGTCTCCGTCGCCGATGGTCGCCAGACCATCCCGCTGACCACGATCATGCGCACGCCGGGCGAAGACTTCGAACTCGCCGCCGGGTTTCTGTTTGGCGAAGGGATTGTGCGCGAACGGCGCGAGATTGCGACGATTCGCTACTGCAACGATGCGACGATCAGCGATGAAGCGAGGTTCAACACCATTACCGTTGATCTTCACCCCGATGCCCACCCCGACCTGACCGGCGCTCAACGCATGTTCTACGTCTCATCTTCGTGCGGCGTCTGCGGCAAAGCGTCGCTGGAGACGCTGCTTGCGCGCGGTTGCGCCCCGCTGTCCGATGATACGCTGCGCGTCGGGCTGCCGGCGCTCACAGGCATCGACGCTGCGCTCCGACAGGCGCAGGCGCTCTTCCACAAAACCGGCGGTCTCCACGCGGCTGCGCTGTTCGACGCCGACGGCGCGCTGCTGGCGCTGCGCGAGGATATTGGACGGCACAACGCCGTGGACAAACTGATCGGCGCGCATCTGCTGGAGGGACGTCTATCGGCGCTCACGCAGGCGATTCTGCTGGTCAGCGGACGCGCCGGGTTCGAGATCATGCAGAAAGCGTTGACGGCGCGCATACCGGTGGTGGCTGCGGTGGGCGCGCCCTCGACACTGGCGGTCACACTGGCGCAGCGTTTCAATATGACCCTGATCGGGTTCCTGCGTGGCGCGTCGCTGAATGTGTACGCCGGTGAACAGCGGATCGAATGGGTGGGGGAGTAA
- a CDS encoding SWIM zinc finger family protein: protein MSSITAEEAKALAPDLASLKAAQELADICHWVSLGANEAALWGECKGSAQKPYKVQVDLSNRGFACTCPSRKSPCKHVLGLMLLASASPTILKDATPPAWVSEWLEKRTDQTSDHAGQAEPDTASSQSRQKDAARRAARREKLVAAGLETLDLWLKDLIRQGLAFAQSAPASFWEQQSARLVDAQLPGAARMVREMRDIPGASPNWTEILLLKMARLHLLIQAYRRLESLPEPSRTDVRTLLGWTINRKELILSSPALSDDWLVVAQTLEEDETSGLRTQINWLWGKTSRKPAQLILFAFRTRPFEDHLFPGLTLRGDLVYFPSAYPLRAVFKSYRRLESTFVPAGLPNFLAFLDAYSTALGLNPWLEHFPVVLEHVTIERLETNWLLCDGENQAIPVSSRSHCWELLSLSGGHPLTVFGLWDGFSFFPMTAWENERFVRL, encoded by the coding sequence ATGTCGTCCATCACTGCCGAAGAAGCCAAAGCCCTTGCCCCTGACCTGGCTTCGCTTAAAGCCGCTCAGGAACTGGCAGATATTTGTCATTGGGTCAGCCTGGGCGCCAACGAAGCAGCCTTGTGGGGTGAATGCAAGGGCAGTGCACAAAAGCCATACAAGGTGCAGGTAGATCTGTCCAATCGCGGCTTTGCCTGCACCTGTCCAAGTCGCAAATCTCCCTGTAAACATGTCCTGGGATTGATGCTGCTGGCATCGGCTTCGCCAACCATATTGAAAGATGCCACACCCCCTGCCTGGGTCTCTGAATGGCTGGAAAAACGCACCGACCAGACGTCGGATCACGCGGGACAGGCTGAACCCGACACTGCTTCGTCGCAGTCGCGTCAGAAAGACGCTGCACGCCGCGCCGCCAGACGTGAAAAACTGGTTGCTGCGGGTCTCGAAACGCTCGACCTCTGGCTCAAAGACCTGATCCGCCAGGGCCTGGCTTTCGCCCAGAGTGCGCCGGCTTCGTTTTGGGAACAGCAATCTGCCCGCCTGGTAGATGCCCAATTGCCTGGTGCGGCGCGGATGGTACGCGAGATGCGGGACATTCCCGGCGCCTCCCCCAACTGGACGGAAATTCTGCTCCTGAAAATGGCGCGACTCCACCTGCTCATCCAGGCCTACCGTCGTCTGGAAAGCCTGCCCGAACCCTCACGCACCGATGTGCGCACCCTGCTCGGCTGGACTATCAATCGCAAGGAGTTGATCCTCTCTTCTCCCGCCCTGAGCGATGACTGGCTGGTAGTGGCTCAGACCCTCGAGGAAGACGAGACAAGTGGGTTGCGCACCCAAATCAACTGGTTGTGGGGCAAAACCAGCCGCAAACCTGCTCAACTTATCCTCTTCGCTTTCAGAACCAGACCCTTCGAAGATCACCTTTTCCCTGGCCTGACCTTGCGCGGTGATCTGGTTTACTTCCCCAGCGCATACCCCTTGCGAGCCGTTTTCAAAAGCTACCGGAGGCTGGAATCCACTTTTGTTCCTGCTGGCTTGCCGAATTTTCTCGCCTTTCTCGATGCGTATTCTACCGCGCTCGGCCTCAACCCATGGTTAGAGCATTTTCCTGTCGTGTTGGAACATGTGACCATTGAAAGGTTGGAAACAAACTGGCTTTTGTGTGATGGTGAGAATCAGGCAATCCCCGTATCCTCCCGTTCCCACTGTTGGGAACTTCTTTCTCTTTCTGGCGGTCACCCTCTCACCGTTTTTGGCTTGTGGGACGGATTCTCATTTTTCCCCATGACGGCCTGGGAGAACGAAAGGTTTGTTCGCCTATGA